The genomic interval TTTCAATGGGGCAAATGCCCACTTATCACAAGGAAGAATGTAGTGCTTTCTCCCTAAAATTAACTCCGTTGTGGAAAATTCCTCCACAACTGAAGCTTGACCCCCTAAATCCCTGACTCTTCCCTGCTGTAACACAAGAAACAAATAATCTCCACCGCGGTTCAATGGTCTACTCACATCAAACATTTCCTGGAACCAGTCTGCGGTTGGTTCTTCCTCCAGCAAAGTCTTCATTAGCTTGCCAAGGGCTTCCACGGACCTCATGTACAGTGACTGAAACCAGAAGAGAAGGAGTGAGGCTCAGCGCATATCATTTGTGTGTGGGGGCCAGGTGAAGCTAACCATAACCTTGCCAGGGAGGCCATGTGTGACTGCCAtcacccagtgcctgctgggcagAAATACAGTGGATGGTGCCAGAGGAGAATTGTTGTCACGTACCTGTATATGCAGAGCATCCTTTGCTGTCTCGCCTTCCTCTTTCGTCTTCtccaagggaggaaggggaaataaacttttgaaacacTGATCTATGAGCTCACGGTTTTCCTCCAAGGTCAAAGATGGTTtgagtttgctggcagaagaaagagagaaaagtcaTGCATTAGACTCAGTACCACCTCCAAGTAAAAGAGTGGGTCCAATGGCTAGAGATTGCCCCAGTCTAGAACCCCAAATACAAACAACCCTTCACTTTGCAGCTGAGCACCTCTTTGCACCTCTATTAAGTATTGGCTCATCTAGAAGTAAAGCTAAAGCTTCAAGTCCCCTTTTTAGAGAAACCCACAagcttccttccccctgccagctagccagacacctccctccccatctgaACTCTCCTCCATTGTACTGCATGCCCCACAACCTCCAGTCTTGTGTCTTTCAAGCACAAACCTCCAAATGGACACATTCAAACCCTCAAGAATGAAAGTTCTGCTGGTGAGCAACATGTGAGCCAAATCCTGCAGGCATCAGACTGCTCCCAACCTGACACTCCTGAATTAACAAATAAGAAGTCATCACAGTGCCAGGAAATGTGGCAGAAAATAGCCTACCTCAGATGTTCAATGGCAAGAATTGCCTTGTAGCGAACTGGAGATGCCAGGGAATCCAGTGGTTCCTTTTTAATGAAGTCCTGAAATGCATTAATAGGgacataaaaaatgggaaatggatttgaaaggcagagaggtcttcctctcccaccctgaaATAGGGCCATATGCCACACCTGTAATAAACAGACACCGTACtcagcaggctctctgcctctgAAATGGACCATAGGGCCATCTGCAGGCTATACGGAGGACAGAAAGATAATTCACCAGACACAAGCCATTCCTTCCAGTTACAGCCCACAATATGTCAGCATCTCTGCCGAGCTCAGAGTGGACCCAGCATTCGGGGTGCCATGCAGGTAGCTCATGAGACTGCAGTAGTACAGTCACAGCCAATGGATAAAATAACAACATCTCCCTGGAAACCCAGTCTTATTGCATTACAACAAACTCCTTTGTACTTCAGTCCTCAAAGCTCCTAATCACTCACCAGCATGTAGCCAAGGAGCTCCTGTTTGTAAGAGAATTCGAACTCCTGGGAGTCTCTGGTCTCCAAGATGGCACAGCTAATCTCCGTGACATTCTGGATGAGAGTTAGTTTTAGGTACATATCCTACATAatccagaaggagaaacaagGGAATGTGGATGAGAAACTGAGAGAAGAACCAGAGTCCAGAAGATAAAGATCAGGAATTAAATCTAGCCTCAGGAGAGAAGAGAGGTGTCCGCAGACCCTAGAAGGCAGAGgaccccagctctgcacccacctcagaagaaaagaaaacccacGTTCATCAAATAAATCCAGGTCCACTTACACCAGAGCAACCAGGACTCCTGCTTGATGTAGCAAGGAAATCAAGCTCTGTGCAATTTAAACAAGCAACTTGTGTATAGAAAATGCAAGACCTGAGAGCGGATTATTTAGAATTTACCTTGTTCGTAACAGTGATGCCCAGCACCTGAAAAACGAAATGCAAAACAGCTCTTAGCAATGTATGTCCAACATAACACATCCTCAAAATGTCCTGGCTGGTGaatatggagcagagagaaatcactattgttaaatcttccaaaaggcaggaaatgtatcCAGAGGGGGTGTTTTGTAGAGGTCAATATCAGGGGCCATCCTATGtaatatttgcatttgtgaaCTACTAGAAGATATCAGTTTGGTTCAACTGTTTTTGACAATGCCTAAGTGAGAGTCTCAGTCAGATAGGGCAGAATTGAATGGCAAAGTGACGTGGAGAGGTTGCACAGAGATGAGAGTCAGTGCCTGCAGTCAGACACCTAGGGAACAGAAATAAGGAGCACACAGACCAACAAGAAGACAGATAAGAGGTAAGGGAAGTAGTGAGTCCAAGAAACAGAGTGACAGCAAATCAACTAAATACAAGCTAGCACTAGTCTCTCTTTGCTAGCGAAAGATAGAGCTAGATACAAATACATATTAGGGGCGTTAGAGTGTTATTCTGAATAGCCTGAGTGTGACTGCATCTGAATTACTGTGTAGCTGTGGTCTACAGAATTTCAGAAGAATATAGAGAAACTagagaaaatacaaagaagagcaacaaaaatgatacaacatGTGACAGCTCACGCTCCGtccattacagttttaaatttgAGTTATGTGACAAATTATTGCTCAAAGGAGAGTTTTAGAAAATACAAGCCCTCTCTCTATAAACTCAGAGGCAATGCTATCACTTCAGGGTAATGCCCCTAACACTTATCACACAAAAGCTCTTACCTGACAACTGGCTCTGTAATAGTGAAGGATGTTCCCTGTGATGTCTGCCTCCACTCGGGAGAGAAGCTGGTCTTTTGGAGCATGAACAGCCACGTTGCTGTATGTCAGCATCAGGGTGCTGCGAGTCTTGCCTCTTTTTCCACGGTGGTAGTCCTAGACAATCGGAAACGTCACTAGAGACAAGTTCTTGTGATTCATTTTGCCTTGGAATTCTGATCTGCTGCTGACCGAGGAATTGCTCACAGCAGCAATGGCAGTTTGCacttgcaaagctcttttcagcCAAAGATCTCAAACCACTTGCAAACAGTATTTAAGCAATATAATAACTGTGTGAGGTAGGGAGTTATTAGTATCTCCATCATTCCCACAGGTCACTCTGACACAGAGAGCCTAAAATGCTGAACCTACAGCAGTGAAGTAGACGGGAGCTTAGTCGTTGACACTGGTGGGTACAAGATCAGGCGCTAAATGTCTTGCCTAAGGCTGCACAGTGAGTAAATGCAGAGCCAGCAATGGAAGCCCAGAGGCCTAGTCTCCTGCTCtatcctctagatcagtggttttcaaccaggagtacttgtgtacccctgagggtctgcagaggtcttccgggggtatatcaactcatctagatatttgccagttttagaagcatagaat from Chrysemys picta bellii isolate R12L10 unplaced genomic scaffold, ASM1138683v2 scaf4543, whole genome shotgun sequence carries:
- the LOC135980577 gene encoding maestro heat-like repeat-containing protein family member 2B, producing DYHRGKRGKTRSTLMLTYSNVAVHAPKDQLLSRVEADITGNILHYYRASCQVLGITVTNKDMYLKLTLIQNVTEISCAILETRDSQEFEFSYKQELLGYMLDFIKKEPLDSLASPVRYKAILAIEHLSKLKPSLTLEENRELIDQCFKSLFPLPPLEKTKEEGETAKDALHIQSLYMRSVEALGKLMKTLLEEEPTADWFQEMFD